In Pseudobacter ginsenosidimutans, the following are encoded in one genomic region:
- a CDS encoding MFS transporter, which yields MNPSTSLGPGEWARTIKPQNLGIANFLAFALLPLSGFATDIYLPSLPGMAADLQVSAVQVQFTITLFLISYGISQLFIGSFLDSYGRYSSGLVSLLVFTLSSILIAITNSIWMIYAMRVVQGITVGIVVAGKRAFFVDLYTGSKLKHYLGMFSIIWSTGPIIAPFVGGYLQTLYGWRANFWFLAVLGAALGIAEFFFSGETLPKRNSFQLKKVLGVYREILSHLPFVLGVTLLGLSYAMVMVCNMTAPFIIEHHLQFDAVTTGYCSLILGFAWMVGGFISKAVVHHGFFRKLFINIGLQALLIIAMMVAFRYVDNIYVLIAFAFGVHVGAGFTFNNYMTFSMTRFPQNAGVASGLTGGFTFLLVSAFSYGIISVLPAQDGNHLAISYGILSILVILVVALARRRTPVVH from the coding sequence ATGAATCCGTCTACATCTCTCGGGCCCGGAGAATGGGCCAGAACTATTAAACCGCAAAATCTTGGTATCGCTAATTTTCTTGCATTTGCCTTATTACCACTTTCAGGATTTGCCACAGATATTTACCTGCCTTCATTGCCCGGAATGGCTGCAGACCTGCAGGTGAGTGCAGTGCAGGTGCAGTTCACTATTACACTTTTCCTGATCAGCTATGGCATAAGCCAGTTGTTCATCGGCAGCTTTCTCGATAGCTATGGCCGTTACAGCAGCGGACTGGTGTCTTTACTGGTATTCACACTTTCCAGTATCCTGATTGCCATCACCAACAGCATCTGGATGATCTATGCCATGCGTGTGGTGCAGGGTATCACAGTGGGTATTGTAGTGGCAGGCAAGCGTGCCTTTTTTGTTGATCTGTATACCGGAAGCAAGCTGAAGCATTATCTCGGCATGTTTTCAATCATTTGGTCAACAGGCCCGATCATTGCGCCTTTTGTGGGAGGTTATTTACAAACACTGTATGGGTGGCGCGCCAATTTCTGGTTCCTCGCCGTACTGGGCGCTGCACTGGGTATTGCTGAATTTTTCTTCAGCGGGGAAACATTGCCGAAAAGGAATTCTTTCCAGCTCAAAAAAGTATTGGGTGTTTACAGGGAGATCCTTTCGCATCTTCCCTTTGTACTGGGTGTAACATTACTCGGCCTTTCTTATGCAATGGTGATGGTCTGTAATATGACCGCGCCTTTTATCATCGAACATCATCTTCAGTTCGATGCTGTGACCACGGGTTACTGTTCACTCATTCTTGGCTTTGCCTGGATGGTGGGCGGCTTTATCAGTAAGGCTGTTGTGCATCATGGATTTTTCCGTAAGCTCTTCATCAATATCGGTCTGCAGGCTTTACTGATCATTGCTATGATGGTGGCGTTCCGTTATGTGGACAATATCTATGTACTGATTGCTTTTGCTTTCGGAGTACATGTAGGTGCGGGCTTCACTTTCAATAATTACATGACTTTCAGCATGACCCGCTTTCCACAGAACGCAGGCGTAGCCAGTGGTCTCACCGGCGGCTTCACCTTCTTGCTGGTGTCTGCATTCAGCTATGGCATCATCAGCGTATTGCCTGCGCAGGATGGTAATCACCTGGCTATTAGCTATGGAATACTGAGTATACTGGTGATTTTGGTGGTGGCGCTGGCACGAAGACGAACTCCTGTTGTGCATTGA
- a CDS encoding Kelch repeat-containing protein, protein MSHIFAPKLFAGMLYVKPGHLPLTLSGLFTMRYRQLNSALLVLLLLLPSCLLAQGLLFNSNDSLLLKRTAYQVFSKPPQFNNNFSISFDLSIWDKKHLGYVLTVKDDAGRLYTLSYLYPGKDTAYLHLNIGNESNKIRIRLTPSQLQERQWMTIRLDFLLQSDSMHMWVNNQLYRAGGFGFGKTMRPGIFFGKFEYLNDVPAMAIRGLRISGDDQDFRFPLNEWSGEEVHSTGGKVTGHVDFPNWLINESFFWKERVARRFEDVTGVCYVPDSSRLYMLSRHSMQVYDITKDQLKEVKYLNELPVRMILAKTIYLPSENSIYLYEANDVQKDDPTIAALDLSTLEWKVIGTAFVPEQRHHHNILFDSVGKQFYLFGGYGSFSWFNTFFRYHRSVDQWERTIFKGDSITPRFFSASGNAGKPDEVFIFGGFGNASGQQVVGGKHTYDLYRVNLTNKTIRKLWERKISDSNFVPANNLILSPDRQYFYVICYPHHISRTALQLYRFSIADGSYEIVSSRVPLISEKIESDINLYLNNNTGELFCVVQEFADAQRSNVKVLSLAYPPVVPANEGNGSGRGLIWAAVAGLAALSGILFLLFRKKRKSNKAFEGEGNVPAQQPGPEVQKAGGNSCQPAAFRKTPFIF, encoded by the coding sequence TTGAGCCATATTTTTGCGCCAAAATTATTCGCAGGTATGCTTTATGTGAAGCCTGGTCATCTGCCTCTGACCCTGTCCGGTTTGTTCACTATGCGGTATCGCCAACTGAACAGCGCCCTGTTGGTGCTGCTGTTGCTGTTGCCATCCTGCCTGCTGGCCCAGGGACTTCTCTTCAATTCCAACGACAGCCTGCTGCTCAAGCGCACCGCATACCAGGTGTTCAGCAAGCCTCCTCAATTCAACAATAATTTCAGCATCAGTTTCGATCTGAGTATCTGGGACAAGAAACATCTCGGCTATGTACTCACCGTGAAGGATGATGCCGGCCGGCTCTACACACTGAGCTATTTGTATCCGGGGAAAGATACCGCCTACCTGCACCTGAATATCGGCAATGAAAGCAATAAGATCAGGATAAGGCTTACTCCCTCACAATTGCAGGAAAGGCAGTGGATGACCATCAGGCTTGACTTCCTCCTCCAGTCAGACAGCATGCATATGTGGGTGAACAACCAGTTGTACAGGGCAGGAGGATTCGGTTTCGGCAAAACCATGAGGCCTGGTATCTTCTTCGGAAAATTTGAATACCTCAACGATGTGCCAGCCATGGCTATCAGGGGGCTCAGGATATCCGGTGATGACCAGGATTTTCGCTTCCCGCTCAATGAATGGAGCGGAGAGGAAGTTCATAGCACCGGAGGGAAAGTGACGGGGCATGTGGATTTCCCCAACTGGCTCATCAATGAAAGCTTTTTCTGGAAAGAGCGCGTGGCGCGCAGGTTTGAAGATGTTACCGGTGTTTGTTATGTGCCCGATTCTTCCAGGTTGTACATGCTCAGCCGGCATTCAATGCAGGTATACGATATTACAAAGGACCAGTTGAAAGAAGTGAAGTACCTCAATGAGCTGCCTGTTAGAATGATCCTGGCCAAAACGATCTACCTCCCTTCAGAGAACAGTATCTATTTATATGAAGCGAATGATGTTCAAAAAGATGATCCCACCATTGCTGCTCTCGATCTCTCCACACTTGAATGGAAAGTGATAGGAACTGCATTCGTGCCGGAGCAAAGGCATCATCACAATATTTTGTTCGATAGTGTTGGTAAACAGTTCTACCTGTTCGGCGGCTATGGTTCTTTTTCCTGGTTCAATACTTTCTTCCGGTACCACAGGTCAGTTGATCAATGGGAACGTACCATCTTCAAAGGTGATTCCATCACGCCCCGTTTCTTTTCCGCTTCCGGCAATGCCGGGAAACCTGATGAGGTCTTCATCTTCGGGGGATTCGGGAATGCATCCGGGCAGCAGGTGGTGGGAGGAAAACATACTTACGATCTCTACAGGGTCAATCTTACAAACAAGACCATCAGGAAACTCTGGGAGAGAAAAATCTCAGATTCCAATTTCGTGCCTGCCAATAACCTGATCCTTTCTCCGGACAGGCAATACTTCTATGTGATCTGCTACCCGCACCATATTTCCCGGACGGCCCTTCAATTATATCGGTTTTCCATAGCCGATGGTTCTTATGAGATCGTCAGTTCCAGGGTGCCATTGATCTCCGAGAAAATAGAATCCGATATCAATCTTTACCTCAACAACAATACGGGAGAGCTGTTCTGTGTGGTCCAGGAATTTGCCGATGCGCAACGTTCGAATGTAAAGGTTTTGTCTCTGGCCTATCCTCCGGTAGTACCGGCAAATGAGGGAAATGGATCAGGCAGGGGCCTGATATGGGCGGCTGTAGCCGGTTTGGCGGCGCTGTCCGGAATTCTCTTTTTACTGTTCCGCAAAAAACGAAAAAGCAACAAGGCGTTTGAAGGAGAGGGGAACGTTCCTGCACAGCAACCAGGCCCGGAGGTTCAGAAAGCAGGGGGGAACAGTTGTCAACCGGCGGCATTCAGAAAAACGCCATTTATATTTTAG
- the metI gene encoding methionine ABC transporter permease MetI — translation MHDSTVPLLLKGLWETVFMTFTSGFFGFLLGLPAGIVLFLTRKGQLLEHTGWHGILSALINVFRSIPFIILIVWMIPFTRMIVGTSIGVSAALVPLSIGAAPFIARLVENSLLEVPHGLIETARAMGASPLQIVTKVLLPEALPSLINNATITLITLVGYSAMGGAVGAGGLGQIGYQYGYIGYDAFIMNTVLLLLVALVFAIQFAGDRLSKKFNHR, via the coding sequence ATGCATGATTCCACTGTTCCATTATTGTTGAAAGGATTGTGGGAGACGGTCTTCATGACCTTCACTTCCGGTTTCTTTGGTTTTTTGCTGGGGCTGCCTGCGGGCATTGTGCTCTTTCTCACCAGGAAGGGGCAGTTGCTGGAACATACAGGATGGCACGGGATATTGTCAGCATTGATCAATGTGTTCCGCTCCATTCCCTTCATCATCCTCATCGTTTGGATGATCCCTTTCACGCGCATGATTGTTGGGACGTCCATTGGCGTTAGTGCCGCGTTGGTGCCCCTGAGTATCGGAGCAGCGCCCTTTATTGCGAGGCTGGTGGAGAACAGTCTCCTGGAAGTACCGCATGGGCTGATCGAAACCGCCAGGGCTATGGGAGCAAGTCCGTTGCAGATCGTAACCAAAGTGTTGTTGCCTGAAGCGTTGCCTTCCCTGATCAACAATGCCACCATCACGCTGATCACCCTGGTGGGATATTCTGCCATGGGGGGCGCAGTAGGCGCGGGCGGACTGGGACAGATCGGTTACCAGTATGGATATATCGGATACGATGCATTTATAATGAACACTGTACTGTTGTTGCTGGTAGCATTGGTTTTTGCTATCCAGTTTGCGGGCGACAGGCTTTCTAAAAAATTCAATCACAGATAA
- a CDS encoding methionine ABC transporter ATP-binding protein, producing the protein MIEIKQLSKTFRQKHAAFRALDNINLSIDEGDIVGIIGSSGAGKSTLIRCVNLLEKPDEGQVIFRGTDLTKLNSRALASHRKKIGMIFQHFNLLSSRTVFDNVALPLELDHVSAAEIEKKVTELLKIVGLEDKAAAYPNSLSGGQKQRVAIARALANDPWLLLCDEATSALDPATTQSILQLLRDINQRLKITILLITHEMDVVKAICNHVAVIDHGKLVAKGTLQQLLNENTNPIIQQFINTKVMTVPQELHQQLRQEYAEGLSPLIELELAGNISFDELIDTVYNQFKIPYKLIKADIEYLGKASFGKLLLHLKGTVADNEKAVQYFNKRKIKNAIKGYA; encoded by the coding sequence ATGATCGAGATAAAGCAGTTGTCAAAGACCTTCAGGCAGAAACATGCCGCCTTCAGGGCGCTCGATAATATCAACCTGAGTATCGATGAAGGGGATATCGTTGGCATCATTGGCAGCTCAGGCGCAGGCAAGAGCACTTTGATCCGCTGCGTGAACCTGCTGGAGAAGCCGGATGAAGGACAGGTAATTTTCCGGGGGACCGATCTCACCAAACTCAACAGCAGGGCCCTGGCATCCCACCGGAAAAAGATCGGCATGATCTTCCAGCATTTCAATCTGCTTTCTTCCCGTACAGTTTTCGATAATGTGGCCCTTCCGCTGGAACTGGATCATGTGAGCGCTGCCGAAATAGAAAAAAAAGTAACGGAACTTTTGAAGATAGTGGGCCTGGAAGATAAGGCAGCAGCCTATCCCAACAGTCTTTCAGGAGGCCAGAAACAAAGAGTGGCCATTGCCCGTGCACTCGCCAATGATCCCTGGTTGCTGCTTTGCGACGAAGCCACCAGCGCACTCGATCCCGCTACCACACAATCCATCCTTCAACTTTTACGCGATATCAATCAAAGACTGAAGATCACTATCCTGCTCATCACGCATGAGATGGATGTGGTGAAAGCCATTTGTAATCATGTTGCTGTGATAGATCATGGCAAACTGGTTGCGAAAGGAACCCTTCAGCAATTACTTAATGAAAATACGAATCCGATTATCCAACAATTTATCAATACAAAAGTCATGACAGTGCCGCAGGAATTACACCAGCAATTGAGACAGGAATACGCAGAGGGTTTATCCCCATTGATAGAGCTGGAGCTCGCAGGGAATATCTCTTTCGATGAATTGATAGATACCGTTTACAATCAGTTCAAGATCCCTTACAAACTGATCAAAGCCGATATTGAATATTTAGGTAAAGCCAGTTTTGGGAAATTATTGCTGCACCTCAAGGGAACCGTGGCGGACAATGAAAAAGCAGTGCAGTATTTCAATAAACGAAAAATCAAAAATGCAATAAAAGGATATGCATGA
- a CDS encoding RNA polymerase sigma factor: MVIPSSYDQDEFLQRLYHGEKEAFSFVFREYYAALCSFAEKLTGARDHAEDIVEEVFLKIWLKQQPFDDLAHLKNFLYKTTRNACIDHLRRREHSLERQAQFQQLQHNWESASDLDMIRTEVYRSIYRAIETLPEQCGKIVRMGYIDGKSNEEIAEDLGLSIQTVKNQKTRGIQLLRLRIPPESFALFLLIARF; encoded by the coding sequence TTGGTTATACCCTCATCATATGATCAAGACGAATTCCTGCAAAGGCTTTACCATGGCGAAAAGGAGGCATTCTCTTTTGTATTCAGGGAGTATTACGCAGCCTTATGCTCTTTTGCCGAAAAGCTGACAGGTGCCCGGGACCATGCAGAGGATATCGTTGAAGAAGTATTCCTTAAAATATGGTTGAAGCAACAACCATTCGACGATCTTGCCCACCTGAAAAACTTCCTGTACAAAACAACCCGCAATGCCTGTATAGATCATCTTCGCAGGAGGGAGCACAGCCTTGAACGGCAGGCACAGTTCCAGCAATTGCAACATAACTGGGAATCAGCATCCGATCTGGATATGATCCGGACAGAAGTATACAGGAGTATTTACAGGGCCATCGAAACACTGCCGGAACAATGCGGAAAGATCGTCCGCATGGGATATATCGACGGAAAATCGAATGAAGAAATTGCCGAAGACCTCGGTCTTTCCATTCAGACTGTCAAGAACCAGAAAACCAGGGGCATTCAATTACTGAGACTCCGCATACCACCTGAATCCTTCGCCTTATTCCTCCTTATCGCCCGTTTCTGA
- a CDS encoding FecR family protein — protein MNASIPDSLRIAMLIEKQIRSELTNEEKEELDNWLNSHPHNQLLLDELTVQNVLEGAASLCGFNEEEALGRFLEKHKPEEPEQPIPAIRRIGIIKWTAAAAVVILLAASGYLWFAGKPATPELVTKPKQSIDVEPGKKGAILILADGKQVVLDSLQNGLVATQSGMNVVLRNGELHYAQGNEPAGEMVYNTISVPNGRVFHLQLPDGTKVWINSASSIRYPVAFTGNQRQVEITGEAYFDVVKNSRMPFRVRVNDKAEVEVLGTGFNINAYENEESISTTLIEGSVKITGRHIGVSGEQFSRILTPGQQLQLTEKNGIVLEPDIAKVIAWKNGLFNFEGMELKQVMKQIARWYDVEIVYKGKVPDVKFYGKISRDISLAGLIKGFDGSGVHMSIEQEKQLVVMP, from the coding sequence ATGAATGCATCAATACCTGATTCCTTAAGGATTGCCATGCTGATAGAGAAGCAAATCCGGTCTGAATTGACGAATGAAGAAAAAGAAGAGCTGGACAACTGGCTGAACAGCCACCCACACAATCAATTGCTGCTGGATGAATTAACGGTACAGAACGTACTGGAGGGCGCAGCATCACTGTGTGGGTTCAACGAAGAAGAAGCTCTGGGCCGTTTCTTGGAAAAGCATAAGCCGGAGGAACCGGAACAACCGATTCCGGCAATAAGAAGAATTGGAATAATAAAATGGACAGCCGCCGCTGCAGTGGTCATATTGTTGGCTGCATCGGGTTATCTCTGGTTTGCCGGCAAGCCTGCAACGCCAGAACTGGTAACCAAACCGAAACAAAGCATCGATGTGGAGCCGGGGAAGAAAGGAGCCATACTCATTCTTGCCGATGGCAAACAGGTAGTGCTGGACAGTCTGCAAAACGGACTGGTGGCCACGCAAAGCGGCATGAACGTCGTACTCCGCAATGGAGAACTACACTACGCACAGGGCAATGAGCCGGCAGGTGAAATGGTATACAATACCATCTCCGTTCCTAATGGAAGAGTATTTCATCTGCAGCTGCCGGACGGCACCAAAGTTTGGATCAATTCGGCAAGCTCCATCCGCTACCCGGTAGCATTCACCGGTAACCAGCGCCAGGTGGAAATTACAGGAGAAGCTTATTTCGATGTAGTAAAGAATTCCAGGATGCCTTTTCGTGTAAGGGTGAACGATAAAGCCGAAGTTGAAGTACTGGGAACCGGCTTCAACATCAACGCTTATGAAAATGAAGAATCCATCAGTACCACCCTCATCGAAGGATCAGTAAAAATAACCGGCAGACATATCGGGGTTTCTGGAGAACAATTTTCCAGGATACTTACGCCCGGTCAGCAATTACAACTGACAGAGAAAAATGGCATTGTCCTGGAACCGGATATCGCCAAAGTGATTGCCTGGAAGAACGGGCTCTTCAATTTCGAAGGGATGGAGCTGAAACAGGTGATGAAACAGATAGCAAGATGGTATGATGTGGAGATCGTATACAAGGGCAAAGTGCCCGATGTGAAATTCTATGGTAAGATAAGCAGGGATATCAGCCTCGCAGGACTCATAAAGGGATTTGACGGATCAGGTGTGCATATGAGTATCGAACAGGAAAAGCAACTGGTGGTGATGCCCTGA
- the metQ gene encoding methionine ABC transporter substrate-binding lipoprotein MetQ, with the protein MNTFYSVIVIAASGLLSACGGAASKNDPHHIKVGITSGPEREIAEAAKKEAKEKYNLDVELVTFNDYVVPNEALNQGDIDVNAFQHVPYLEAQSKQRGYKLAVAGNTFVYPIVAYSKKIKSAAELQEGNTIAIPNDPTNGGRALLLLQKNGILKLREGVGLLPKVIDITENPKQLKIVEIEAPQLPRVLDDSQVTIAIINNNFAAQAGLDAATLGILQEEGTSPYVNVIASREDNKDQEKVKNFVKAYQSDAVVKAAEKVFRGGAIKGW; encoded by the coding sequence ATGAACACATTTTATTCGGTTATTGTTATAGCTGCATCCGGGCTGCTCTCGGCCTGTGGTGGCGCAGCTTCCAAAAATGATCCTCATCATATCAAAGTAGGGATCACTTCCGGCCCTGAGCGCGAGATTGCTGAGGCAGCCAAAAAGGAAGCAAAGGAAAAATACAATCTCGATGTGGAGCTGGTAACCTTCAATGACTATGTGGTTCCCAATGAAGCGCTGAACCAGGGCGATATAGATGTGAACGCTTTCCAGCACGTTCCTTACCTGGAAGCACAGTCGAAGCAAAGAGGGTATAAGCTGGCAGTGGCAGGCAATACCTTTGTATACCCGATTGTAGCGTATTCCAAAAAAATAAAGAGCGCGGCTGAATTGCAGGAAGGAAATACCATCGCCATTCCGAATGACCCCACCAATGGCGGGCGTGCATTATTACTATTGCAGAAAAATGGAATACTGAAATTGCGCGAAGGTGTTGGCCTGCTTCCGAAAGTGATCGATATAACGGAGAACCCGAAGCAGCTGAAGATAGTGGAGATCGAAGCGCCGCAATTACCCCGCGTTCTGGACGACAGCCAGGTGACCATTGCCATCATCAACAACAATTTTGCTGCACAGGCGGGACTGGATGCTGCCACGCTCGGCATTCTCCAGGAGGAGGGTACATCACCTTACGTGAACGTGATCGCCTCGAGAGAAGATAATAAAGACCAGGAGAAAGTAAAGAATTTCGTGAAAGCCTACCAGTCTGATGCTGTGGTGAAAGCTGCTGAGAAAGTCTTCAGGGGTGGGGCGATAAAGGGCTGGTAA
- a CDS encoding ABC transporter permease: MLRNYFIIAWRNIIKNRFYSTINVLGLSAGIAFTLLVAAFVWSQLQVNAHLKNADRQYIIQSKWKNPGMGQELTTIEKLPEALKREYPHLVANYYHWDGVTTNVSKRGKVFREGLQVGDNSFLSTYGFKLLHGDATTALTDPFSAVITAEKAKKYFGRTDVVGETISIENFSGSKHDFMITAVMDDQPANSVITVNEDNANGIFLPFAAAGYLNRQVEGWDKFYLVGYWELQPGVQAAEVDRAMLQLVRAHAPAFAAENLQPYVVSLKEYYLSANDGLIRKMLYALSATAIFILLMAIINFINMAVSRSSSRIREIGIRKVMGGLKQQLIGQFLVESILLVFFAMLLAFFLYVISTPFFNAMLGTELPGLGSFPVYFIVYPLLLTLVIGIMAGIYPAFILSSLKSADAVKGRLASIKENILLRKSFLGFQFVTAAVVLIAAYIINQQMNLFFGRSLGFDKEFVIAAQVPRNWSAEGVERMENIRKRFESMPQVQNISLSYEVPDGKNSGTIDMYNAGADSTSFSTAQTLFTDERYAQTYNIPMAAGVFYTADGFATDPQKVVVNESQAKALGYAQAADAIGRQVRFSGWQSVFTIAGVTKDFHFGSMQQAIQPAAFLQVKLIRVYRYFSFKIKPGSMATSIEAVEKEWAALMPGSAFEYQFMDDRLKLLYKSELRLQKASMAATVLSVIIVLLGVTGLVSLSVQKRTREIGVRKVLGSPVSSIIRLFLKEFLGVMLVACMVACPLAFMMMQKWLNGYAYRIDITVLPFLICIGSLLVITALLIIAQTIRVALANPVKSLKTE; this comes from the coding sequence ATGCTGAGAAACTATTTCATCATCGCCTGGCGTAATATTATCAAGAATCGTTTTTATTCCACCATCAATGTGCTGGGCCTTTCAGCAGGCATTGCCTTCACACTGCTGGTAGCCGCATTCGTATGGAGCCAGTTGCAGGTGAACGCACACCTGAAAAATGCCGACAGGCAATATATCATCCAGAGCAAATGGAAGAATCCCGGCATGGGCCAGGAACTGACCACCATCGAAAAACTACCGGAGGCGCTTAAGCGCGAATACCCTCATCTCGTAGCCAATTATTATCACTGGGATGGCGTTACCACCAATGTATCCAAAAGAGGTAAGGTTTTCCGCGAAGGTTTGCAGGTGGGCGACAACAGCTTTCTCTCCACCTACGGATTCAAACTCCTGCATGGGGATGCCACTACCGCACTCACCGATCCTTTCTCGGCTGTGATCACGGCAGAAAAAGCCAAAAAATATTTCGGCAGAACCGATGTGGTGGGAGAAACGATCAGCATCGAGAACTTCTCCGGTTCAAAACATGATTTCATGATCACGGCTGTAATGGATGATCAACCTGCCAATTCCGTGATCACCGTGAATGAAGACAATGCCAATGGAATCTTCCTGCCCTTTGCCGCCGCCGGCTATCTCAACAGGCAGGTGGAAGGATGGGACAAATTTTATCTCGTAGGTTATTGGGAATTGCAACCCGGCGTTCAGGCAGCAGAAGTAGACAGGGCCATGCTGCAACTGGTCAGGGCACATGCACCGGCTTTTGCGGCAGAGAACCTGCAACCGTATGTGGTATCACTCAAAGAATACTATCTGTCTGCCAATGACGGACTGATCAGGAAGATGCTCTATGCATTATCGGCCACCGCCATCTTCATTTTGCTGATGGCCATCATCAACTTTATCAATATGGCTGTAAGCCGCTCCTCATCACGTATACGCGAGATCGGTATCAGAAAGGTGATGGGAGGACTGAAACAACAACTGATCGGGCAATTCCTGGTGGAATCCATCCTGCTGGTTTTCTTTGCCATGTTACTGGCCTTCTTCCTGTATGTGATAAGCACGCCTTTCTTCAATGCGATGCTGGGAACCGAATTGCCAGGACTGGGCAGTTTTCCGGTATACTTTATCGTATATCCATTACTGTTGACGCTGGTAATCGGCATAATGGCCGGCATCTACCCTGCCTTCATTTTGTCATCTCTCAAATCTGCAGACGCTGTGAAAGGCAGGCTGGCCAGTATCAAAGAAAATATCCTGCTGCGCAAATCCTTTCTGGGTTTCCAGTTCGTAACAGCTGCCGTAGTTTTGATTGCGGCTTATATCATCAATCAGCAGATGAACCTGTTCTTTGGCCGCAGTCTCGGGTTCGATAAGGAATTCGTGATTGCTGCGCAGGTGCCCAGGAACTGGAGTGCTGAAGGCGTGGAAAGAATGGAAAATATCCGTAAACGATTTGAATCGATGCCGCAGGTACAAAACATCTCGCTCTCCTACGAAGTACCTGATGGAAAAAACTCCGGCACCATCGATATGTACAATGCCGGTGCAGACTCTACATCATTCAGCACCGCTCAAACCCTGTTCACAGACGAACGTTATGCACAAACGTATAATATTCCCATGGCAGCCGGCGTATTCTATACTGCCGATGGTTTTGCAACCGATCCGCAGAAAGTGGTGGTGAATGAATCCCAGGCAAAAGCGCTGGGCTATGCTCAGGCTGCAGATGCTATCGGCAGGCAGGTAAGATTTTCAGGGTGGCAATCCGTGTTCACTATTGCCGGCGTTACAAAGGATTTCCATTTCGGTTCCATGCAACAGGCCATTCAACCGGCTGCTTTTCTTCAGGTGAAACTGATCAGGGTATACCGTTACTTTTCTTTCAAGATCAAACCCGGAAGTATGGCAACTTCTATTGAAGCAGTGGAAAAAGAATGGGCTGCACTGATGCCGGGGTCAGCATTCGAATACCAGTTCATGGACGATAGACTCAAGTTACTCTACAAGTCAGAGCTGCGATTACAGAAAGCCTCCATGGCTGCCACAGTACTGTCCGTGATCATTGTATTGCTGGGTGTAACGGGGCTGGTTTCGCTCAGTGTTCAGAAAAGGACGCGGGAGATCGGAGTGCGTAAAGTGCTGGGCTCTCCGGTAAGCAGCATCATCCGCCTGTTCCTGAAAGAATTCCTCGGAGTGATGCTGGTCGCCTGCATGGTAGCCTGTCCGCTCGCTTTCATGATGATGCAAAAATGGCTGAACGGTTATGCATACAGGATAGATATCACAGTCCTTCCATTCCTGATCTGCATCGGCAGCCTGCTGGTGATAACTGCCCTGCTGATCATTGCACAAACAATACGGGTAGCCCTGGCCAACCCGGTAAAAAGTTTGAAAACAGAATAA